Proteins found in one Thalassomonas actiniarum genomic segment:
- a CDS encoding tRNA-dihydrouridine synthase: protein MTIQADQLILAPMEGVVDALMRDLLTSINQFDLCITEFVRVVDSLVPKHVFYKTCPELHQKGYTRSGTPIRVQLLGQEPDWLAENAIRAMELGSHGIDLNFGCPAKAVNKSRGGAVLLKSPEQIHRIIARVKQAVGEQVQVSAKIRLGFEDTSLFKEIISAVTSARTDLLTVHARTKLQGYKPPAYWHFIGEARESHNIDIIANGEIWSQADAIECMKQAKTNKLMLGRGLLARPNLANVIKLNEQPMTWPQLCDLLHRYSDLELQGEKSFYYSSRMKQWLRYLKLNYPQAQAFFEQIKTMKCKTQITQVLGRIRDY, encoded by the coding sequence AGGTGTCGTGGATGCATTGATGCGCGATCTTCTCACCTCGATTAATCAGTTTGACTTATGCATTACTGAATTTGTCCGGGTGGTTGACTCCCTGGTACCTAAACATGTCTTTTACAAAACCTGCCCCGAGTTGCACCAAAAAGGCTATACCCGCTCCGGCACCCCTATCCGGGTACAACTCTTAGGGCAAGAGCCCGACTGGCTGGCAGAAAATGCCATACGTGCCATGGAATTGGGCTCCCACGGCATAGACTTGAATTTTGGCTGCCCTGCCAAAGCGGTGAATAAAAGCCGGGGCGGCGCGGTACTGCTGAAATCCCCTGAGCAAATACACCGGATTATTGCCAGAGTAAAACAGGCCGTTGGCGAGCAAGTTCAGGTATCGGCAAAAATACGCTTAGGTTTTGAAGATACCAGTTTATTCAAAGAAATTATCAGCGCCGTCACCAGCGCCCGGACCGATTTGTTAACGGTCCATGCCAGGACTAAGTTGCAGGGCTATAAACCACCGGCCTACTGGCATTTTATCGGAGAAGCCCGCGAGTCACATAACATAGATATCATCGCCAACGGTGAGATCTGGAGTCAGGCCGATGCCATCGAATGTATGAAGCAGGCTAAAACCAATAAGTTGATGTTAGGCCGGGGATTATTAGCCAGGCCTAACCTGGCCAATGTTATTAAGCTCAATGAGCAGCCGATGACCTGGCCGCAGTTATGCGACTTATTGCACAGGTACAGCGACCTAGAATTGCAGGGAGAGAAAAGTTTTTACTATTCCAGCCGCATGAAGCAGTGGCTCAGGTACTTAAAACTGAATTATCCTCAGGCACAAGCTTTTTTTGAACAGATAAAAACCATGAAATGCAAAACACAGATCACCCAGGTGCTTGGAAGAATCCGCGACTATTAA